The sequence below is a genomic window from Flavobacterium lipolyticum.
AAGATGTTTTTGAAAGTCGAGGTGCTTTTGCCAACGACAAATCTTTTGGCCAGATAACCAATTCCGATACTAATAGCCGACTGTGCGAGATCGCTCTTAAATCCAACCGTTTCGTTGATTTCTTCAACGGTGCTGCGAATCAGGTTAAGAGGTTTTAAATGCTCTTTAATGTCATCGATTTCGTCTTTAATGGCACACCATTCGGTATTTTGTTGGTTTTCTAAAAGCTGAATTTTCCGGTCTAGTGAATCAAGGGTGTAAATAGTTTTCATGACCGTCTTTTTTAGTTTTTTGATGGACCTGAATCACAATGCAATTCTTGTTTCGTTTCTTTTAAAATGCTCGAAACTATCATGTTTCCAATAGGAGTTTTAATAAGCTTGTGATGCGATTTGTGCAGTACAATGGCAACAATTAAGTAAAACAAGGCCAGTATAAAAAAACCGTAATAGTTTTCTCCCAGTTTTTTTCCAATCCATAAACTGATTCCGATATTAAGGAACAGGGTAAAAAATGCAACAACAGCGCCAACTGCGATCCTGGAGGTCAATGTTGATAAAACATCTGCCGATGCTGATACCGTTTTGAGTTTGATTAATTCTAAACTCGTTTTGGTATAGTTCTCTGCTTTCTCGTAAAGATTTAAGTTCTCGTTTGTTGTTGCATTTGATTCCATAATAAAGGGGGGATTAGGATTAAAAAAACTTCACCTTTTAATAGTTCGATTTTATTGCTTTGGCGTCGTCCTTAAGAGTGTTGAAGTCCTCTTTCGCCTGGCTGAATTTTGCCTTCCCCTCTTCGATAATTTCTTTCCCGTTTGACTTAATGTTACTAACGATTCCGTCGAATTTGGTTTTTATATTATCTCCGTAATCTTTAGACTTGTCTGATATTTTTTTTCTGGTATTTGATCCTTTGTCCGGTGCAAATAAAACTCCTAAAACTGCTCCCGCTGCTGCGGCTCCTAATATTCCTAAAATTGTGGTGCTCGTTTTCATAATATTCGATTTAGTAATTAATATATAGTGCTTAATAGTGTTTATTAAATTTCACGGCCTTTAATGAGCCTCAATAATATGGCAATAACGGCAATGACCAATAAAATATGAATGATACTTCCAAGGCTGTAAACAAAAAAGCCCAATGCCCAAAGAATGACCAGTACCAACGCGATTGTGTATAGTAGATTTGACATGATTTTTGTATTAAGGTTTAATTGAATCGTTTTCTTAGTTTAACTTATACGAAAGGTATAAAGAAAGGTTGCTGTTTTTGGCATCCGGAAAAGTGTAGGTTGTTCCGGCTACCGTTCTTTCTTTTCCAATAGTAGTGAGTCCGTAGTTGTAACGTAATCCGATGCTTATTGGGTCAAAATCGACTCCAACACCCGCCGATAAACCGGCATCAAACTTGTTCAGATCATCGGTGTCAATTTCTTGTTCGAAGTTAAAATCTCCTCTGCCGGTTACTTTTGAGCTTACCAGATAAGAGGCGTAACCACCGGCATGAACATTAAAGTTTCGGGTGATATTTACTCTAACCAATAAAGGAACTTCGATGTAATTGAGTCTGAATTTTGAATCTCCGCTGGCAAGAGCGTTATTAAATTCCAATTTGGCTCCTTTTGTAGTGAACAGGATTTCAGGCTGAATGGCTATGAAATCAGAGACGGGTAAAGTGGCGTAAAGACCGGCATTGAAACCGTATAATATGTTTTCGTCATTGGCATCACTAGAGTATAAATTCGACATGTTGAACCCTCCTTTGATTCCATACTCGGGATTTGCATTAGTGTTCTGAGCGTGCAGCATTCCAAAAGATGCTATTAAGAAAAGGGTTAAGGCGCATAAAAAATTTGGGTACATTTTCATAGTTAGATAGTTTAGTTAATAATAGCGTATACAGGCGTTTAGATTACTATTCTTGATTTTTGAATTTCTCTGACAAACTCATATTGTTTTGGCAGGTATTGCAGCACCATCTCTAAAATAATCTGATCGTTCGTTTCCTTTGAAATCGATTCGAGCAATCTGATCTCTTCTTCTAAAGAGGCATTCATAGAATTCAGATAAGCCGCATTGAAATTGGTTTCGTTGGCATCGATTAAATCGTATAAATCCCGCTTATGGGTGGCATTGATTTCGGTAATAATGATCAACTTTTTATTGGCCAGCGTTGTGATCTCCTGTAGCAGCTGATTTTGATTGATTTCGATTTGTTTGCTTACTTCCAGTATGTTGTTGTCAGAACTTTTTTGTTGTGCAATTTGACTTTTAGAAATAATGGTTTGACTTGCATTTGCCGCTGCGATAAAAAAAAAGGCTTCAATTTCTTCTTTTTCATTCTTGGTAAAAGCTTCATTTTTTAAAGAAGTTGCTACTGGATAGTTTTTTTTACAGGAGGAAACAAAAACTAGTACACACAATAGGAATATTGTTCTTAAAAAAAATGCTTTTACTCGGGGAATTGCTTTCATTATTACTTCATAAAGTATTACTTTACAAAGATGGCGACGAATGGAGGTTTTTGCTTTACACCAAAAAAAAGAAACGTTATATAATTCCCATAAAAGATTTATACAACGTTTGTTATGTGGTTTTTAAAGATTTTTTTGAGGGGTTAATCCGGAAGAAAAATCGTAAATATGGAGCCCTGATCAGGTTGACTGTCGGCCATGATATATCCTTTGTGATTGTCGACAATTTTTTTGCAAATGGCCAGACCAATTCCTGTTCCGGGATAATCTGTTTTAGAATGAAGGCGCTGAAACAATACAAAAATAGTTTCCTTAAACTGAGGGTCAAAGCCCATTCCGTTATCTGTAAAAGTTATTTTGTGGTATTTTTTTACATTCTGATCTAAAAGTTCGCGATAATCTACCGAAAATACTTTTTGACTTTCAATGGTAATTTCGGGAGCAACATTCGGACGGTTGTATTTTAAAGAATTCCCGATGAGGTTGATAAAAAGTTGTTCGATTTGATACGGAATGACTGCCAGTTTGGGCAATTTTGTAGACGTAATAACCGCTTTTTTCTCGTCGATCATTTCGGTTAATTCAGCTTCGGCATTTTTAAGTAATTCATTTAAATTTGATTTAATGAATTCTTTTTTGGTAGTATTTGTTCTTGAAAACAACAATAAATCATCAATTAAAACACGCATTCTTTTGGCCGAAATCTCAATTTTAGCAATATAATCATTGGCGTTTTGAGACATAGCAGCTTTGTCGGTATCTGAAATTCGGGAGATAAAAGTCTGAATTTTTCGAAGTGGTTCCTGTAAATCGTGACTCGCAACGTGATTGAAAGAAGCCAGTTCCTTATTGCTGTTTTCGAGTTCAACGTTACGTGCCTGAAGTTCTATGTTGAGTAAGTGTTCATCGGTAATATCAAAGTTGATTCCCAGCAAAATTTTGCTTCCCTGTTCGTCAGTCAATAATTTCCCTGTTGTTTTAAAATGCCTTACTTCTTGGGTAGGAAGTACAATTTTATAATAGACAAAAGGCAGTTGTTTATAGTTTAGGATTCCTTTCATCGATTTTGCTACCGTTTCTTTATCATCCGGATGGACAAAGTTTAAAAAGGTGCCTTTTTCGGGAACAAAAGCATTAGGTTCGTAGCCCAGCAGGCGATACTGATTGTCGGAATAGTCTATTTTGTTGGTGTCTAAATCCCATTGCCAGGTACTGAATTTACCAATAGCTTCAGATTCTGCCATCAGTTTTCCGGAGATTAAAAGCTGCTTGTTGAAGACTTTCAGACGTTCGAAATCACGACTAATTTGTCGGTAAGCCAATAGAATAAAGGTTAAAGCAACCAGAAACAGTGAAATAGAAAAAAGCGGACTCAGGGAAATTTCGGCATCGTAGATTTTTAGTCTTTTGGCCAAATCAGTTTTTTCGATATCATTCATTTCGTCTACTTTAAAACGAATGTTTTCCATCAAAATTCGTCCTCCAAACAAATGGTTGTCGAGTTTTCGTTTGTCGTAGGTTTTGGGATCGCTGTATTTAAGGCAATTTTCAAACGAAACAAAACGCTGAATGATGAGCTTGAATAAGTTTTGAAGATTTTTCTGCTGTTTCGGATTGTCTTTCGTTAACTTTTTTAAATTAATGAACGAAGTGTTTACCTTGTCGCGCGAATAAATATAAGGAGTCAGGAAACGGGCATTGCGGGTGATGATATAACCGCGCTGTCCCGTTTCGGCATCCTTAATAGCCGACATTAACCGTTCTAACTGAATGTTAATTTCATACGTATGCATCACCAGCTTACTGGACTCATTCAGGTCCTGATTGTGCTTGTGAGCAATAGAAGAAAGAAATAACAGAATGAAAACTGCGATTACAAAAATAACTCTCAGTGAGTTTGAGGAATTAAAATTTGGGATCCACTTCATTGATTTCCTACTATTTTAGTCGCAACAGAAAATTATCACGATTTAACCCTGAGGTATGATAGTGCCAGTTTACAGTAACGACTTCATTAATTATTTTTTTCAGATTGTTAAAATCACTTGGTTTTTTAATGTAAATATTGGCGCCCTGAATAAAAGTATCTTCAATATCTTCTTCAGAAGAGGAAGTAGAGTAGATTGCAATAATGATGTCTTTTAAACGCTCTGTTTTTTTAATCTCGATCAGGCATTCTTTTCCGGTTTTTTTCGGCATGTTCAAATCCAGAAATAAAATATCAGGTAAAGCATTGTCAGGATTCATCAAATGGTCCATTAATTGCATTCCGTCATGCGCAAATTCTACTTTAGTCTGAATCTTTATCTCTTCAAAAGCATCTTTAAAAAAAAGGCGATCGTCCTCATCATCGTCAGCCAATAAAATGTGTAATGCGTTTTTTTGCATTTTAATATAGGTATTTGTATTTTATTTTAAATTCTCTCTTCGTTTCTTAATAATTCGCTGAAAAGCCGATGGTGTAATTCCGGTGGTGTTTTTAAACTGTGTACTCAGGTGTGCTACACTGGAGTAGTTGAGTAAAAAAGCAATTTCAGTCAGGCTCATTTCGTTGATAATAATTAATTGTTTTGCTCTTTCAATTTTTTGTAAAATAATAAAATTCTCGATAGACGAATAGGTTACTTCCGAAAATACATTCGACAGATACCCATAGCTATGATTGAGTTTTTCGGCCAAAAACACAGAACTTTTGTAATTGTTACTGTCTTCCATAAAGACAAGTTCAATAATAGCATCCTTTATTTTCTGTACCAAAACACTTTTTTGGTTTTCTACCACTTCAAAACCACAAGGACTCAGTTTCTTTTTTAAGGCCTCGAGTGCCTCAGCATCAAGGTTGTTATTGAGCTCAATTTCCCCAAAACCCAATGTGGTAAAGCTTACATTGTGCTGGTCCAGATTGTGTTTTAAAAAAAGCGAACAAATGGTATTGATGTCGAACTTTATAAATAGTTTCATTTAATGAAAATTTGGTTAAAGATACTTAATTTAATTTTGGTTATATCGTTTAACAATTGTTAGAAATTTACTAATATTTAAACCAACTCGTTGGATGTAATCCGGAAAAATAACATTCAACACATCAAAAACAGAGTTTTTAGTATAAAAAAAATACCGTCTAATATTTACACTAGACGGTATTCCGATTGAGTCAGAAAGGGTTGCAAATCTGATTAGGATTGATGAAATTCTTCTTTTATTCTTTCCTGCTTTTACCGAAGTCTGCTATCCTTTTATCTCCAGTAAACATCCATTCATCATTTTTCAGAGTTGCGTATTTTGCTTCAGTATTCCTTTTAAACTCATTCCGCTTTTATTCTATTTCCTGCAAAATCATTAAGCAGTAATAGTGATGTAAAATTGCGAATTACTCGTCGTTTTTTCGTTACATTTATTCGTGGAAGTATTGCATAATTCGCATTTTAGAGCCTTTAAACTTAAATAGCGTTCTGAAATAATTGTTAATTTGAATTTTTGTATTAAGTTTTTCTAATGTTATTTCGATAGGAGGTGTCGTAATTATCTCATTAAAGGTTAGTTAACAAATTTTAAATTTTAATAAGGTATTTTTCTTACAAAAATTATTGATAATATGATTCAAATAGTGTAGTTTTGCGCCCGAATTTATCTAATTGAAATCAAATTTTAATGAAAAAAACTTTACTCAGTTTATTACTTATTGCCATTACTTTTTCGGCCAAATCTCAGTCTTATCTGGGATATACACATGATAATTATGCAGGTGTACAAAGTGTTCTTTTTAATCCGGCTTCTATTGCCGATTCTCGTTTTAAAACCGATGTTAATCTGTTTTCAGTCAGTGGGACAGTAGCAAATGATCTTTATGGTGTTCGCCTTTTTGACGTGTATAAAAAAGGATATGATTTTGACAAGCAGTCTATCATGACACCGGCTAACGCCAACAATGGTTTGGTTAATTTTGATATCATGGGGCCTTCTTTCATGTTTAATATTGCTCCAAAACATACCATTGCTGTTTTTACAAGAGCGAGATCTATTACCAATGCCTATAATGTTAATGGTAGCCTTGTAAATGAAGTGAAAAATGGTTTAGATCATGCCAGTAACTTTAATTTTAACTTAGGTAATCCAAATGCAGTTTCTAATTCATGGGGAGAGCTTGGAGTTTCGTATGCTGCCGTTTTATGGCAGAACGATCAACATTTCTTAAAAGGAGGTTTAACAGCAAAATATCTTCAGGGAGGTGTAAATGGTTATGTTCAGGGTAGAGGAGTGAAAGTTTCATTTGTGGAGAACAAAGCCAATCCGAGAGCCAGTACACTTTTTTCTGAAGGAGAAGTAACCGTAGGAGCAAGCCAGGACTTTGATGCTAATGAAGATTACAAGTTTGATGCTAATTCAAATGGTTTAGGTTTTGATTTTGGACTTGTTTACGAATGGAGACCTGAATACAAAAAGTACGATCTAAACAAGGCAACTAGAGCCGACAATAACTTTCGTGATTTGAATAAATACAAAGTGCGTTTTGGTCTTTCGGTTACCGATATTGGTTCGATCAATTACAGGAATTCAAAATTAGATACCTATAATGTTACCGGAGTGGTAACAGAGAAAATGATCAACGATGCCGATAACTTGTATGATTTCCTGAACGAGCATTATACAAAAATTTCGACTTCTAAAGGAGCTAGAACCAACTTACCAACAGCAATTCACGCTGATGTAGATTGGAACATGTACAGAAAAT
It includes:
- a CDS encoding DUF4142 domain-containing protein gives rise to the protein MKAIPRVKAFFLRTIFLLCVLVFVSSCKKNYPVATSLKNEAFTKNEKEEIEAFFFIAAANASQTIISKSQIAQQKSSDNNILEVSKQIEINQNQLLQEITTLANKKLIIITEINATHKRDLYDLIDANETNFNAAYLNSMNASLEEEIRLLESISKETNDQIILEMVLQYLPKQYEFVREIQKSRIVI
- a CDS encoding helix-turn-helix domain-containing protein, which codes for MKLFIKFDINTICSLFLKHNLDQHNVSFTTLGFGEIELNNNLDAEALEALKKKLSPCGFEVVENQKSVLVQKIKDAIIELVFMEDSNNYKSSVFLAEKLNHSYGYLSNVFSEVTYSSIENFIILQKIERAKQLIIINEMSLTEIAFLLNYSSVAHLSTQFKNTTGITPSAFQRIIKKRRENLK
- a CDS encoding YtxH domain-containing protein is translated as MKTSTTILGILGAAAAGAVLGVLFAPDKGSNTRKKISDKSKDYGDNIKTKFDGIVSNIKSNGKEIIEEGKAKFSQAKEDFNTLKDDAKAIKSNY
- a CDS encoding lmo0937 family membrane protein encodes the protein MSNLLYTIALVLVILWALGFFVYSLGSIIHILLVIAVIAILLRLIKGREI
- a CDS encoding porin family protein; amino-acid sequence: MKMYPNFLCALTLFLIASFGMLHAQNTNANPEYGIKGGFNMSNLYSSDANDENILYGFNAGLYATLPVSDFIAIQPEILFTTKGAKLEFNNALASGDSKFRLNYIEVPLLVRVNITRNFNVHAGGYASYLVSSKVTGRGDFNFEQEIDTDDLNKFDAGLSAGVGVDFDPISIGLRYNYGLTTIGKERTVAGTTYTFPDAKNSNLSLYLSYKLN
- a CDS encoding sensor histidine kinase, producing the protein MKWIPNFNSSNSLRVIFVIAVFILLFLSSIAHKHNQDLNESSKLVMHTYEINIQLERLMSAIKDAETGQRGYIITRNARFLTPYIYSRDKVNTSFINLKKLTKDNPKQQKNLQNLFKLIIQRFVSFENCLKYSDPKTYDKRKLDNHLFGGRILMENIRFKVDEMNDIEKTDLAKRLKIYDAEISLSPLFSISLFLVALTFILLAYRQISRDFERLKVFNKQLLISGKLMAESEAIGKFSTWQWDLDTNKIDYSDNQYRLLGYEPNAFVPEKGTFLNFVHPDDKETVAKSMKGILNYKQLPFVYYKIVLPTQEVRHFKTTGKLLTDEQGSKILLGINFDITDEHLLNIELQARNVELENSNKELASFNHVASHDLQEPLRKIQTFISRISDTDKAAMSQNANDYIAKIEISAKRMRVLIDDLLLFSRTNTTKKEFIKSNLNELLKNAEAELTEMIDEKKAVITSTKLPKLAVIPYQIEQLFINLIGNSLKYNRPNVAPEITIESQKVFSVDYRELLDQNVKKYHKITFTDNGMGFDPQFKETIFVLFQRLHSKTDYPGTGIGLAICKKIVDNHKGYIMADSQPDQGSIFTIFLPD
- a CDS encoding response regulator → MQKNALHILLADDDEDDRLFFKDAFEEIKIQTKVEFAHDGMQLMDHLMNPDNALPDILFLDLNMPKKTGKECLIEIKKTERLKDIIIAIYSTSSSEEDIEDTFIQGANIYIKKPSDFNNLKKIINEVVTVNWHYHTSGLNRDNFLLRLK